The following are from one region of the Candidatus Krumholzibacteriota bacterium genome:
- a CDS encoding arginine--tRNA ligase produces MESNGRQIQKSARSRVIEKISATMDSLGYDLGGTEIFLERPNNPDHGDLSCNLAMIIASKSGMNPRDLAERIVKELSFDGDFIDKVEIAGHAFINFTFAKKFLIEQVERINMAGSSYGDSGIGEGRKVQVEYVSANPTGPLVIVSARAAAVGTSLAKLLKKTGFDVETEYYLNDAGNQVKKLGFSLLARYRQRMGEDIPFPEEGYPGEYLTDIAEKIEAETGSVWLELDEDESATAFGQYAVSRITEGIVDDLHRFGVVFDRYFNESELYRDGGEITEALMMFRERKVVYEEEGALWFRSTDFGDEKDRVLIRSDGTPTYFLADAAYHLNKLKRGFDHVIDIFGPDHHGHIARLKAAARVFGASEDWLDILTVQWVRLIEKGKQIKMSKRGGEFETLSDLVSDVGSDASKFFFLMRKTNAHLDFNLTLARTESDENPVYYVQYAHARICSVISYAEDEGVVLPEEMSCLNLLEEKEELDLIRDLVVFPNLLEGAALSAEPHRLSGYAQQLAASFHRFYHVCRIISNNKDLSQARLLLAQATRSVLAETLNLLGISAPERM; encoded by the coding sequence ATGGAAAGTAATGGGCGGCAAATTCAGAAATCAGCCCGGAGCCGGGTCATCGAGAAAATATCAGCGACGATGGATTCTCTTGGATACGATTTGGGTGGAACAGAGATTTTCCTCGAGCGGCCGAACAATCCTGATCACGGTGATCTCAGTTGCAATCTGGCGATGATCATCGCCAGTAAGTCAGGGATGAATCCAAGAGATCTGGCGGAAAGAATAGTGAAGGAATTATCATTTGATGGTGATTTCATCGATAAGGTAGAAATCGCCGGGCATGCCTTCATAAACTTCACTTTCGCAAAAAAATTTCTTATTGAGCAGGTAGAGCGCATAAACATGGCGGGAAGTTCATATGGCGATTCAGGGATCGGAGAGGGCAGGAAAGTACAGGTTGAATACGTCTCGGCTAATCCGACGGGTCCCCTGGTCATCGTTTCGGCCAGAGCGGCTGCGGTCGGGACATCTCTTGCCAAGCTCCTGAAAAAGACTGGATTTGATGTAGAGACAGAGTATTACCTGAACGATGCCGGTAACCAGGTCAAAAAACTCGGATTTTCACTTCTCGCAAGGTACAGGCAGAGAATGGGAGAAGACATCCCGTTTCCCGAAGAAGGGTATCCCGGCGAGTATCTGACAGATATTGCGGAAAAGATAGAAGCTGAAACAGGCAGTGTGTGGCTCGAGCTGGATGAAGATGAGTCAGCCACGGCTTTCGGGCAGTACGCCGTGTCGAGAATCACCGAAGGGATTGTCGATGATCTTCATCGATTCGGAGTGGTTTTTGACAGATATTTCAACGAATCTGAACTTTACCGGGATGGCGGTGAGATTACCGAGGCGCTCATGATGTTCAGGGAGAGAAAAGTCGTTTACGAAGAAGAGGGAGCTCTCTGGTTCCGGTCGACAGATTTTGGCGATGAAAAGGACAGAGTGCTGATCAGAAGCGACGGTACTCCGACATATTTTCTTGCTGACGCTGCTTATCATCTCAATAAACTTAAACGCGGGTTTGATCATGTCATTGATATTTTCGGTCCTGATCATCACGGCCATATTGCCAGGCTTAAAGCTGCTGCCAGGGTATTCGGGGCCAGCGAAGACTGGCTGGATATCCTGACGGTACAATGGGTGAGGTTGATTGAAAAAGGAAAACAGATCAAAATGTCAAAGCGTGGCGGGGAATTCGAAACGCTGTCCGATCTTGTTTCCGATGTCGGAAGCGACGCGTCCAAATTCTTCTTCCTGATGAGAAAGACGAATGCCCACCTCGACTTTAACCTGACCCTTGCCCGTACGGAATCTGATGAGAACCCTGTTTATTATGTACAGTATGCTCACGCGAGGATCTGCAGCGTTATATCATATGCCGAGGATGAAGGAGTAGTGCTTCCGGAGGAGATGTCCTGCCTGAATCTGCTTGAAGAGAAAGAAGAACTCGATCTTATAAGGGACCTGGTCGTCTTTCCCAATCTTCTTGAGGGCGCGGCGTTGTCAGCGGAGCCTCATCGTCTCAGCGGATACGCTCAGCAACTGGCAGCGTCTTTTCATCGTTTCTACCATGTATGCAGAATCATCTCGAATAACAAGGATCTTAGCCAGGCAAGGCTGTTGCTGGCTCAGGCGACCAGAAGCGTGCTGGCTGAAACTCTTAATCTGCTTGGAATATCGGCTCCCGAGAGGATGTAA
- a CDS encoding sugar kinase — protein MSLVIVGSIAFDTIETPVERVERVLGGSATYSSMVASFFSPVELVGVVGEDFTARYRAVLESKGIGLEGLETIKGGKTFFWEGRYGENPNDRETLILELNVFEQFRPVLPDKARKAGWVFLGNIDPEIQIDLLDQIDGDARVGCDTMDFWIESKPEKLRELLKRVDIVFINDSEARLLSGEINLVKAGKKILLMGPSATVIKKGEHGAMLISEENIFLTPAYPIDEVKDPTGAGDSFAGGFMGYLASRGELDEKSLKKAMMIATVCASFTCEKFSVAALEDLSSEEIERRLQSLQAMVSL, from the coding sequence ATGAGTCTGGTCATTGTCGGTTCGATTGCGTTTGATACCATAGAGACACCGGTCGAGAGGGTCGAACGGGTTCTGGGCGGATCGGCTACATATTCTTCAATGGTCGCTTCATTTTTTTCTCCCGTCGAGCTTGTCGGAGTAGTAGGGGAGGATTTTACCGCACGGTACAGAGCAGTTCTGGAATCGAAAGGAATCGGGCTCGAAGGCCTTGAGACAATCAAGGGGGGAAAAACTTTTTTCTGGGAAGGACGTTATGGGGAGAATCCGAATGACAGAGAGACGCTGATTCTCGAATTGAACGTGTTTGAGCAGTTCAGACCTGTCCTTCCTGACAAGGCCAGGAAAGCCGGATGGGTTTTTCTCGGGAATATAGATCCTGAGATACAGATAGACCTTCTTGATCAGATAGATGGTGATGCCCGTGTCGGTTGCGATACGATGGATTTCTGGATCGAAAGTAAACCTGAAAAATTGCGAGAACTCCTCAAGCGCGTTGATATCGTCTTTATCAATGACAGCGAGGCGAGGTTGCTGAGTGGCGAGATAAACCTTGTAAAAGCGGGAAAAAAGATACTTTTGATGGGACCATCAGCGACCGTTATTAAAAAGGGTGAACATGGCGCGATGCTGATCAGTGAAGAAAATATCTTTTTGACGCCCGCCTACCCTATTGATGAAGTAAAAGATCCCACCGGAGCCGGCGACAGTTTTGCCGGTGGATTTATGGGATATCTCGCGTCCCGGGGTGAATTAGATGAAAAAAGCCTTAAAAAAGCAATGATGATCGCGACAGTCTGCGCCAGTTTTACCTGTGAGAAATTCTCGGTTGCCGCACTGGAAGATCTTTCAAGCGAGGAGATAGAAAGGCGTCTTCAAAGCCTTCAGGCGATGGTATCGCTCTGA
- a CDS encoding HD-GYP domain-containing protein, producing MAAVKQKSGAGFKLFYFIYVVAGFLFLAYFIKVLPADHWRDIFLFLILIIIADSAQISLPRGGASIYASSPIDLAGIVLFGPAVMAVIEAVATLITEGIFQRRPIIKVLFNIPLLVMTVGVSGFVYNYFGSLVDLNSPLFLIPLLAAGIVYYLFNTWSVSIVISLDSQRNPLVVWKQNYMWNFFHILAFFPIAAVIALLYRNSGVWTIALFIIPLFLARYSFQLYLDMRETHINTVAALTSAIDASDPFTHGHSYRVSRYALRIAREMGMTTKDMEMLEYAALLHDIGKIAVKNEILLKVGPLTDEEWKSLRAHPQIGAEIVEKLKFLNEAGKVVRAHHERPDGSGYPNGLKEDDIPLAAHILNVVDAFDAMTSDRPYRKALPVERVLEELETYKGRQFHTKVTDLLLDLHNRGDFPIIVEADVTTEIYNSLVEHVQL from the coding sequence TTGGCTGCGGTTAAACAAAAATCTGGGGCAGGATTCAAGTTATTCTACTTCATATATGTTGTGGCGGGATTTCTGTTCCTAGCGTATTTCATCAAAGTCCTTCCCGCCGATCATTGGCGTGATATTTTTCTATTTCTTATACTGATCATAATAGCCGACTCCGCGCAGATATCTCTCCCCAGGGGTGGGGCATCGATCTATGCTTCTTCACCGATAGATCTGGCAGGAATAGTCTTGTTTGGTCCAGCAGTCATGGCTGTGATCGAAGCTGTTGCGACTCTTATAACTGAGGGCATATTCCAGAGACGACCGATTATCAAGGTGTTGTTCAATATCCCACTTCTCGTAATGACCGTGGGAGTCTCAGGGTTTGTCTATAACTATTTCGGCAGCCTGGTAGACTTGAATTCTCCACTTTTTCTGATCCCTCTTTTAGCCGCTGGAATCGTGTACTATCTGTTCAACACATGGTCGGTAAGCATCGTTATCTCGCTTGATTCGCAGAGAAATCCGCTTGTCGTCTGGAAACAGAACTATATGTGGAATTTCTTCCATATTCTCGCCTTTTTCCCGATAGCGGCGGTCATAGCGCTGCTATATCGTAATTCTGGCGTATGGACGATAGCTCTTTTTATAATCCCATTATTCCTTGCCAGATATTCGTTCCAGCTTTATCTCGATATGCGTGAGACCCATATCAATACGGTAGCCGCTTTGACTTCGGCTATTGACGCCTCTGATCCATTTACTCACGGGCATTCCTACAGAGTGTCGCGATATGCCTTAAGGATAGCGCGGGAGATGGGAATGACTACAAAAGATATGGAGATGCTTGAGTATGCCGCATTGTTGCATGATATAGGGAAGATAGCTGTAAAAAACGAGATCCTCCTGAAAGTAGGTCCCCTCACTGATGAGGAGTGGAAATCACTACGGGCGCATCCGCAGATCGGAGCCGAAATAGTAGAAAAACTCAAGTTTCTCAATGAAGCGGGAAAAGTGGTGAGGGCTCATCATGAAAGACCTGACGGATCGGGATATCCGAACGGGCTCAAGGAAGATGATATTCCTCTGGCGGCGCATATACTTAATGTCGTGGATGCGTTTGATGCCATGACATCAGACCGACCATACCGAAAAGCATTACCGGTTGAGAGGGTCCTGGAAGAGCTTGAGACGTATAAAGGAAGACAATTTCATACGAAAGTGACAGATCTTCTTCTTGATCTGCACAACAGGGGGGATTTTCCAATAATCGTCGAGGCGGATGTAACGACAGAGATATATAATTCACTTGTCGAGCATGTTCAGCTCTGA
- a CDS encoding phosphoribosylformylglycinamidine cyclo-ligase, whose amino-acid sequence MSSKYSESGVDIDAAAAALKGIGSLVKETWGREVLSEVGNFGGLFELSTGYRNPVLVSSTDGVGTKLRLAFISGKHDSVGEDLVNHCVNDILVQGAEPLFFLDYFGCGKLEKGIVESVVKGMARGCKENRCALIGGETAEMPGFYAEGEYDLAGTIVGIVERDELIDGSTIREGDGVWAFPSSGLHTNGYSLARKIIFEDQGLGIDDEIPGTGKTVANNLMAVHRSYLPEIKALRKVIDIRGLAHITGGGLIDNIPRILPGDCGVEIFPDRWEEPRVFSYLREKGRVDDKEMYRVFNMGIGMIMIIPPSDEEKLDLAGLRWEPFPIGNVVKGEGKVSLR is encoded by the coding sequence TTGAGTTCAAAGTACAGTGAATCAGGGGTTGACATAGATGCGGCTGCCGCCGCCCTGAAGGGGATTGGCAGCCTCGTGAAGGAGACGTGGGGTAGGGAAGTACTCTCAGAAGTCGGGAATTTCGGTGGGCTTTTTGAGCTATCCACCGGGTACAGAAATCCGGTCCTGGTTTCGAGTACTGACGGCGTGGGTACCAAGTTGAGATTGGCTTTTATTTCCGGAAAACACGATTCTGTCGGGGAAGACCTTGTAAATCATTGTGTTAACGATATCCTCGTACAGGGTGCCGAACCGCTTTTCTTTCTTGATTACTTTGGGTGCGGCAAGCTGGAAAAAGGTATTGTTGAAAGCGTAGTTAAAGGTATGGCCAGGGGATGCAAGGAAAACCGGTGTGCCCTTATTGGTGGTGAAACTGCCGAAATGCCAGGTTTTTACGCGGAAGGCGAGTATGATCTGGCGGGAACGATCGTGGGTATAGTCGAGAGAGATGAACTGATAGATGGATCGACGATCAGGGAAGGGGACGGTGTCTGGGCTTTTCCATCGAGTGGATTGCATACAAACGGTTATTCTCTTGCACGAAAGATCATATTTGAGGACCAGGGGCTGGGAATCGACGATGAGATACCCGGTACGGGCAAGACAGTCGCAAATAACCTGATGGCGGTGCACAGGAGTTACCTTCCGGAGATAAAGGCCCTCAGAAAAGTCATTGATATACGGGGGCTGGCTCATATTACCGGAGGAGGGCTTATAGATAATATCCCTCGCATCCTGCCTGGTGATTGTGGTGTTGAAATCTTCCCGGATAGATGGGAAGAACCCCGTGTTTTCTCCTATCTGAGGGAAAAGGGTAGAGTCGATGATAAAGAAATGTACCGTGTTTTCAACATGGGAATCGGTATGATCATGATAATCCCCCCTTCTGATGAAGAAAAATTGGATCTGGCAGGGCTCCGATGGGAACCATTCCCTATCGGAAACGTAGTAAAAGGTGAAGGGAAAGTGTCACTTAGATGA
- a CDS encoding STAS domain-containing protein gives MLNITNKDASGVIVLALEGQIDGGPKSQRIHEMIKEGMGEGKKKFILNLKDVKWLNSLGAGVLIAAYASAKREDASVKLTNISERVGIVLKTCGLIPEVFEVFNDEKDALASF, from the coding sequence ATGTTGAACATCACTAACAAGGACGCAAGTGGAGTGATTGTTCTGGCTCTTGAGGGGCAGATCGACGGGGGACCGAAATCTCAACGAATCCATGAGATGATCAAGGAGGGGATGGGTGAAGGGAAGAAGAAATTCATCTTGAATCTCAAGGACGTGAAATGGCTCAATTCTCTGGGCGCGGGCGTTCTGATAGCCGCCTATGCTTCGGCCAAGCGGGAAGATGCCAGTGTAAAACTGACGAATATATCGGAAAGAGTCGGTATCGTCTTGAAGACATGCGGGCTTATTCCGGAAGTGTTCGAAGTATTCAATGACGAAAAAGATGCTCTGGCGAGCTTCTGA
- a CDS encoding STAS domain-containing protein: MKIKKKDVDGVTILELSGEMYGGPDNMKLIDVISELIEEKKLDLVINLSKVKWISSTGLGILVSARSRYAKEGGVVKLCQPNDRVLGILQVTRLNLIFDVYESEKEAIEAIGK, from the coding sequence ATGAAGATTAAAAAGAAAGATGTAGATGGAGTGACCATTCTGGAACTTTCCGGGGAAATGTATGGCGGACCTGATAATATGAAACTTATCGACGTGATCAGCGAGCTTATCGAAGAGAAGAAGCTTGATCTGGTGATAAACCTTTCGAAAGTCAAATGGATATCGAGTACCGGACTTGGAATCCTCGTCTCTGCTCGATCCAGGTACGCAAAAGAGGGCGGAGTAGTAAAATTGTGCCAGCCTAACGACAGGGTCCTCGGCATCCTTCAGGTGACAAGGCTTAACCTTATATTTGACGTTTATGAATCAGAAAAGGAAGCGATAGAAGCGATCGGTAAGTAA
- a CDS encoding Ig-like domain-containing protein, translating to MKIRAITIRFILISALTLLSLLYFSCDGDQISGEDQNKNSRLLIYSGDNQVERINATLPDPLVVRITDLSGNPRSGIEVSFTSSNPGVFISQETALSGIDGIASSVVTLGPTAGQYQISASIEEDIDQFNATAVALECPEEDPAPECGWTEGNIFITTTSSSYITGSGSVLIEFDPLTGETEKLLETSEIIIDLAFSPRGELFLISTAKIFKVDPVLRQLSTFLTFDSPSSYEIEPSFGGILSLAGPTGLNGIFCPLSNLTAEFAYSNINPECLASDPESRDLYFITGTPPTYTLRSVTWDGRSDFGSMNVPVILNTGPRTPRGICSPGQGIFYITLDDDDSNRGIAEIDARSGTVDMDFFDFYTYFGGNSADAGRWGDIAVAGTSLYLLDKRNDRLVQIGTDGSWLNEYQSNVFSMPFIENERYGIAAAPAQDCD from the coding sequence ATGAAAATACGCGCGATAACGATCCGATTCATACTGATATCGGCTCTCACACTGTTATCACTACTTTATTTTTCGTGCGACGGCGATCAGATTTCCGGGGAGGACCAGAATAAAAATAGCCGCTTGTTGATTTATTCCGGAGACAATCAGGTTGAAAGGATTAACGCAACACTTCCTGACCCGCTTGTCGTCCGAATTACCGATCTCTCGGGCAACCCCAGGTCCGGTATAGAAGTCAGTTTCACATCCAGTAATCCCGGAGTCTTTATTTCCCAGGAAACTGCTTTATCAGGTATCGACGGTATCGCGTCTTCTGTAGTGACCCTGGGACCTACCGCCGGGCAGTATCAAATAAGTGCGTCGATCGAGGAAGATATCGATCAGTTCAATGCTACTGCCGTTGCTTTGGAATGTCCCGAGGAAGATCCTGCTCCTGAATGTGGCTGGACTGAAGGTAACATATTCATTACGACGACCAGTTCGTCATATATAACGGGATCCGGTTCGGTACTTATCGAATTCGACCCTCTGACCGGGGAGACCGAAAAATTACTTGAAACTTCTGAGATCATAATTGATCTCGCCTTCTCACCCAGGGGAGAACTATTTCTGATTTCGACGGCCAAGATCTTCAAGGTGGACCCGGTGCTGCGACAACTCAGCACATTCCTTACTTTTGATTCACCATCGAGCTACGAGATCGAACCGAGCTTCGGGGGAATCCTTTCTCTGGCCGGGCCGACTGGACTTAACGGGATATTCTGTCCGCTATCGAACCTTACTGCCGAATTTGCCTATAGCAATATAAATCCTGAATGTCTTGCTTCTGACCCGGAGTCAAGGGATCTATACTTTATAACCGGTACCCCGCCGACCTACACTCTCAGATCTGTTACCTGGGATGGACGAAGTGATTTCGGTTCGATGAATGTCCCTGTGATTCTAAATACGGGGCCGCGGACGCCCAGAGGCATATGTTCTCCCGGGCAAGGAATCTTCTATATCACTTTGGATGATGACGACTCGAATCGTGGAATTGCTGAAATAGATGCAAGGTCAGGGACAGTAGATATGGACTTTTTCGATTTCTATACATATTTCGGAGGCAACAGCGCTGATGCCGGAAGATGGGGAGATATTGCGGTGGCAGGCACAAGCCTGTATCTTCTCGACAAGCGTAACGACAGGCTCGTACAGATCGGGACAGATGGTTCATGGCTGAATGAGTATCAGAGTAACGTTTTTTCCATGCCGTTTATCGAGAATGAACGATACGGGATCGCCGCGGCACCGGCGCAGGACTGTGATTAG
- a CDS encoding sigma 54-interacting transcriptional regulator, whose amino-acid sequence MYRVPTDLEGQYDRFLKGRGDIASSLVLRLREKGFAGSVSGAWTALLLSRIYTVKGRLSLASSYLKLSRDLFRARDHRIIPLGLWINKAILLRMQGEYLNAAHLLRRIHVLSIKNGTSLIAAKAALNLSVTLARLSDLKTAERYLEYASLNYSVLEDARGVVRVEIARAFIESMTQRRRFAIDRLEDQLSIRSNDALIREKICGQLLMTEILLEDGEYEKAEVVLQEIKGSFEILDCLIPMKIRWFNLKAILEASTGRIESSRRFRNEGRVKSDVTGIVDPLADSKNIIAHGRSMNSNISWYGNRPLVEGVSNSVKEGYEVAGLNIGPDRPIDPGTRIEFISKNIRIDSILNNIRRYSPLHVPILLEGESGTGKEIVARLIHHWSGRGKYPFIPVNSAAIPEDLFEAELFGHSRGAFTGAVRERKGIIAVADKGTVFLDEIGELAPRVQSKLLRLLENGEYMCIGDPKVRFNHARVIAATNKDLARLTDNGEMRNDFYYRMSASSFKLPALRERGDDIFLLSEYFLNKYSDQLKIGPFELSDPLKELLRNYSWPGNVRELKNELLSASIRREKGKIRISDLSSRLIRSISEERTRFAVRPEAGMTEEGSKSIFMPAEKVTGILDLRIQEIEKKEIFDALDFAGGNKSKAAKILGLKRTTFLYRLKRHGFDLQ is encoded by the coding sequence ATGTACAGAGTTCCAACTGACTTGGAGGGGCAGTATGACCGGTTTCTGAAAGGCAGGGGGGACATAGCCAGCTCCCTTGTTTTGCGTTTAAGGGAGAAAGGCTTTGCCGGAAGCGTTTCTGGAGCCTGGACTGCTCTTCTCCTTTCCAGAATATATACAGTTAAAGGCAGGCTTTCACTTGCAAGTTCATACCTGAAGCTGTCGCGTGATCTGTTTCGCGCGCGCGATCATAGAATAATTCCTCTTGGGCTATGGATCAATAAAGCAATACTCCTGAGAATGCAGGGCGAGTACCTTAACGCCGCGCATCTTTTGCGGCGGATCCATGTTCTTTCAATAAAAAACGGAACCTCCTTAATAGCTGCCAAGGCTGCTCTTAATCTGTCCGTGACTCTGGCGAGGTTATCCGATCTTAAAACCGCGGAGAGATATCTTGAGTACGCTTCCCTGAATTATTCCGTCCTCGAAGATGCCAGGGGAGTCGTCCGAGTGGAGATCGCGAGGGCTTTCATCGAGTCCATGACACAAAGACGCCGATTCGCTATCGACAGGCTTGAGGATCAGTTATCGATAAGAAGCAATGACGCTTTGATCAGAGAAAAGATTTGCGGCCAGCTTCTTATGACCGAGATCCTTCTAGAGGATGGGGAATACGAGAAAGCCGAAGTAGTTCTTCAAGAGATAAAAGGCAGTTTCGAGATTCTAGATTGTCTCATACCGATGAAAATAAGATGGTTCAACCTGAAAGCAATACTGGAGGCTTCAACAGGCAGGATTGAATCAAGCCGAAGGTTCAGGAATGAGGGGAGGGTTAAAAGTGATGTTACCGGAATAGTTGACCCGCTGGCAGATTCGAAAAACATCATAGCCCATGGAAGATCAATGAATAGTAACATCTCATGGTACGGGAATCGACCACTCGTGGAAGGAGTAAGTAATTCGGTTAAAGAAGGATATGAAGTTGCTGGTTTGAACATTGGGCCGGATCGACCAATCGATCCTGGAACGAGGATTGAATTCATTTCAAAAAACATAAGGATCGATTCGATACTTAATAATATTCGGCGTTATTCGCCATTACACGTTCCAATACTCCTTGAAGGGGAATCTGGTACGGGTAAGGAGATAGTCGCAAGATTGATCCACCACTGGAGTGGGCGGGGTAAATACCCTTTCATTCCCGTAAACAGTGCCGCCATTCCGGAAGATCTTTTTGAAGCAGAGTTGTTCGGACATTCCAGGGGAGCATTCACTGGAGCAGTGCGCGAAAGGAAAGGGATCATCGCGGTGGCCGATAAGGGAACCGTATTTCTTGATGAAATAGGTGAACTTGCTCCGCGCGTTCAGTCGAAGCTTTTAAGGTTGCTGGAGAATGGTGAATACATGTGCATCGGCGATCCAAAGGTCAGGTTCAATCATGCCAGAGTGATAGCGGCCACGAACAAAGATCTGGCGCGTTTGACAGATAATGGAGAGATGCGTAATGATTTTTATTATCGCATGTCAGCCAGTTCCTTTAAGCTGCCCGCACTCAGAGAGAGGGGTGATGATATATTCCTACTGTCTGAATACTTTCTTAATAAATATTCGGACCAACTCAAAATAGGACCTTTTGAATTGAGTGATCCACTGAAAGAACTGCTCCGAAATTATTCCTGGCCGGGGAATGTCAGGGAACTGAAGAATGAACTACTATCAGCATCCATAAGGCGGGAAAAGGGAAAAATCAGGATCTCCGACCTGTCCTCAAGATTGATCCGCAGTATCAGCGAAGAACGGACTCGATTTGCGGTACGTCCCGAGGCTGGAATGACGGAAGAAGGTAGTAAGAGCATTTTTATGCCCGCGGAAAAGGTAACCGGCATCCTCGATCTGCGCATTCAGGAGATAGAAAAAAAAGAAATATTCGACGCGCTTGATTTTGCCGGAGGTAATAAATCGAAAGCGGCAAAAATCCTTGGGCTGAAGAGAACGACTTTTCTCTACCGGTTAAAGCGCCATGGCTTCGATCTTCAATGA
- a CDS encoding adenosine-specific kinase — protein MEFSAVTIDKPPDINFILGQSHFIKTVEDIHEAAISSVPGIKFGLAFCEASGDCLIRFSGNDDEMIELAKKNASNIGAGHAFIIFMRDAFPINLLNEIKRVPEVCGIFCATANPSDIIIAENSRGRGIVGVIDGNRPSGIEDDQGKKWRYEILRKFGYKL, from the coding sequence ATGGAATTTTCAGCCGTCACAATCGACAAACCACCTGATATAAATTTCATTTTGGGTCAATCTCATTTTATTAAAACCGTTGAGGATATCCATGAAGCGGCTATTTCGTCAGTGCCTGGAATAAAATTCGGGTTGGCTTTTTGTGAAGCTTCCGGCGATTGCCTGATCCGTTTTTCGGGAAATGACGATGAAATGATCGAATTGGCTAAAAAGAACGCTTCAAACATAGGAGCGGGGCACGCCTTTATAATTTTTATGCGCGACGCGTTTCCGATCAACCTTCTCAACGAAATCAAACGCGTACCGGAAGTATGTGGTATATTCTGCGCGACAGCCAATCCGTCTGATATTATAATCGCCGAAAACAGTCGCGGGCGAGGTATCGTTGGCGTGATCGATGGAAACAGACCATCCGGAATCGAGGATGATCAGGGGAAAAAATGGAGGTATGAGATACTGAGAAAATTCGGTTACAAATTGTGA